GGTTTGGCCGCCACTTCTTTTTCCGGCTTTGGAGCAGGAGGAGGAGCTTTGATGACCATTTTGGCACCAGAAGGAATGCTGTTCAAGGTATAGTATGCATCCGGGTGAACCAATGAGAAACTTCCCTCTACTGCTCTCACACCATTCAAGCTGATTTTATGAACATAATATGGTCTCAAACCTTCCACTGCGATTCTCGCTGACATGCCATCAGCAGCAACTTCCACACCTAGAATTCTCAGGTTCTTGCTGTCAACAGGAGGGCTACCATACACAGGGTGATACTTATACGTAAAGCTTTCTACGGCATAGGAAGTCAGGTTTTCCGCTGAAGCTTTGTCCACAGGTTTGGTGAATTCGATCAGGAAACCGTCAGGCTGAGCTTTAACAGTTCTCATTTCGAACGGGATGTTATGATTCCAAACCAAACGCTGCAATCCTTCATTTGCTTCACCGGCAGAACCCCAACCCCTGTTAGTCTCTCCGATAAACAATGACTTATCCGGTGCCCAGGCCATTCTCAAAATCCCGGACTGGAAGCCAGATCTGAAATCTATGGAAGCACCCTGCATTTGGCCATTCACCTCTTCCAGGATCACACGCATGATTTTACTTTGACCTTGGTCCCCAATCAAAACCTGACCTTCGAACGGCCCGAAATGACCTTCAGGAATCAAAACCGGTTCAGCATTGGAAATACCCTGAATACCATGAGGCAACCAAACAGCCGGAAGCTTCAAATCAGGAAGTTTTTCCTTGGCTTGGGCGTTAGTTATGTATGGTGCGTCGATCACATTTTCAGGCTTGAGGAAACCACCGCGTCCATTGGGAATCTTCTGAGGATCGACTACCTGGTTGAATTCCTCAGCTGTCAACTTCAACGGAGAATCAGGTCGACTAGTCCAAGCCAGTCCTGCTGGATGTCCTGTGAAGTCTCCCTTGTCGATAAACCAAAGTCCACCAGACCCCATGTAATCACCTTGGTTTTCAGTGTAAACTAACTGATCGCCCAACATGCCCAAACCAGCCGGAGATCTCATCCCAGTGGCATAGGGTTCCATGCTGCCGTCACGGTTGATCTTCATGATCCAGCCTCTCATCGGTACTCGGCTTTCGCCTCTCCACCATTCCTGATCGCCAAAGGCAACGTTTGCAGATACGAAGAAGGAGCCGTCAGGACCAACTTTAGGGCCAAAGCTGTACTCATGATAGTGTGCAGAAAGCGGCCAGGCATAAACGGTTTCGTATAAATCTGCCTTTCCATCCTGATCAGTATCTACCAATTTGGTCAATTCACCTCGCTGGGCAAGGTAGAAAGCCCCATCTTCATATACCAATCCCAAAACCTCATGAAGACCTGAAGCAAACTTTCTGAAGAATGGCTTAGGGCTCGTTGGGTTTTCTACGATAAATACGTCTCCTCTACGGGTAGCTACACCGAGGTCGCCATTTGGCAAAACAGTCAGTCCGCCCACTTCCAACAGCGTTCCTTCCGGAGCTGTTACCCGCATGATTTTAAAGAAATCCTCCTCTTTGGGGGATTCCTGTGCATCAACTTGCCCCGGTATCAGCTGGATCACAGCTGCTAGTCCAAAGGCAATTTTTGTCAATTTATTTTTCAGTAATGTTTTCATCTTTGCGCTGTCCTTAGTTTAAAAGAGAAGATTGTAAACGATGTTTCCCTTTGCAGGCAAGAAAATACCAGCCGTACCATCAACTGAATGCGTCACAGGAGCCCCATAAGTGGCTTCATCGTATTGCAGATATACTCCGGTCTCAGGTAGTAAATAGTAGCCTTTGTCCACCTTTTGGATCTCAGCGCCTGCGGCTACTTTGTAGTAACCATTTCCTAAACCGGACACAGAGCGGCTCAGGCCTTTTCCGGATTCCAATACTTTGATCTCATCTTTTACAGATTGACCATCAAGCAAATAAGAGAATACGATGTCCTCAGATCCGTTTTTCAATTGGTATCCTTTTGTTCTAAACTCTTCAGAAGCGGTGTAGTCTTCGGAAACTGCATTAATAGCCGGCTCACTTAAGTTGATCAAAGCACCTAAAGGGACTGATACACCATTTCCACGGCTATTCCACATAGGGGTAGCATCTAGGAACTTACCTCTCCATAGCTGGATCAAGGTTCCTGTTTCCATGTCATAGGCATAGTTCACCTGCTCTTCGCTGGCTACTGATACTACATGGCTCAGTCTTTTGTGATTAGGAACATCCCTAAAGCTTCGCAAAACAGGAGTTTCATCCGCATCTACCAAGATGGGGTCAGTTTCCTGATAAGCTCCAGCTTCGGAAACCAATAGTTCTGTAGATCTCAGCCCGGGGCCTGAGATGTAAAGATTGAATCCGTCCACAGACCAATTTCTATTTTTAGAAGCCACCATGTGAATGGGGTTATCACCGGCATTCAATTGCTTGCTCACGCGTGCTCCTCTGCTGGATAGCTCAGTCACGCTTTCATCGCCTACTGCTAAGCCGGACATTCCTCCTGGAACCTGAAGCATGATTTGGTATTCACCAGCCTTCTCCACATTTAGATTTGCGCTGTATTTGGTAAGGTTTACATCAGAAACGGAAGCCGGAACATCACCTAGGGAAGTCACAGTGCCTTGGGCTACCGCTGTTTGGCCAGCTATATCTTCCAGGCTATTGAATGAACCCTGGAAGGTTTCGTAGGAGACATTCGAAATGGTAGGAACTTTGGCTTCAAACGGGGTGATCTGGATATTTCTAAAAGCCACTGCTCCATGATCTCCCTGGATTCTCAATGGACCTAAAGCCACATCTTCAGCAGACATTGCGCCACGGGTAGGGCCGAAGACCTCTAGGTTTTCGTGTATAGTTACGCCATTTAGTCTTACAGAAAGGAAGCGGGCATTTTCAATTTTTTTACCCGCAGCGTCAAATTTCGCGGCTTGAAAA
This genomic window from Algoriphagus sp. TR-M9 contains:
- a CDS encoding c-type cytochrome — protein: MKTLLKNKLTKIAFGLAAVIQLIPGQVDAQESPKEEDFFKIMRVTAPEGTLLEVGGLTVLPNGDLGVATRRGDVFIVENPTSPKPFFRKFASGLHEVLGLVYEDGAFYLAQRGELTKLVDTDQDGKADLYETVYAWPLSAHYHEYSFGPKVGPDGSFFVSANVAFGDQEWWRGESRVPMRGWIMKINRDGSMEPYATGMRSPAGLGMLGDQLVYTENQGDYMGSGGLWFIDKGDFTGHPAGLAWTSRPDSPLKLTAEEFNQVVDPQKIPNGRGGFLKPENVIDAPYITNAQAKEKLPDLKLPAVWLPHGIQGISNAEPVLIPEGHFGPFEGQVLIGDQGQSKIMRVILEEVNGQMQGASIDFRSGFQSGILRMAWAPDKSLFIGETNRGWGSAGEANEGLQRLVWNHNIPFEMRTVKAQPDGFLIEFTKPVDKASAENLTSYAVESFTYKYHPVYGSPPVDSKNLRILGVEVAADGMSARIAVEGLRPYYVHKISLNGVRAVEGSFSLVHPDAYYTLNSIPSGAKMVIKAPPPAPKPEKEVAAKPAPAKPAAEKALASAVPTDAEIKTILAKNTCSACHQKDKKLIGPAYADVAKRRYSDERIVELIYNPEPQNWPEYATEMPPMAQVSKEDAMKIAKWINSLR
- a CDS encoding 3-keto-disaccharide hydrolase — translated: MILKKHVCLLTAALALQIGSLQAQQNPVKLDLSAFEGNKGSWSEVGKVWADPTVPNELQSAEGSGVMANIPAKKKPGADIITKEKFGDMDLSLEFMVAPNSNSGVYLQGNYEIQILDSWTSTTTKPGENGGIYQRWDDSKPEGQKGYQGYAPRQNVSKAPGVWQKLEVSFQAAKFDAAGKKIENARFLSVRLNGVTIHENLEVFGPTRGAMSAEDVALGPLRIQGDHGAVAFRNIQITPFEAKVPTISNVSYETFQGSFNSLEDIAGQTAVAQGTVTSLGDVPASVSDVNLTKYSANLNVEKAGEYQIMLQVPGGMSGLAVGDESVTELSSRGARVSKQLNAGDNPIHMVASKNRNWSVDGFNLYISGPGLRSTELLVSEAGAYQETDPILVDADETPVLRSFRDVPNHKRLSHVVSVASEEQVNYAYDMETGTLIQLWRGKFLDATPMWNSRGNGVSVPLGALINLSEPAINAVSEDYTASEEFRTKGYQLKNGSEDIVFSYLLDGQSVKDEIKVLESGKGLSRSVSGLGNGYYKVAAGAEIQKVDKGYYLLPETGVYLQYDEATYGAPVTHSVDGTAGIFLPAKGNIVYNLLF